Proteins encoded in a region of the Flavobacteriaceae bacterium HL-DH10 genome:
- a CDS encoding universal stress protein, which yields MSLKPFKSIGIGVAYSPNLKANLFEAARLSVFFNSKLFLIHVGDASEEKVNMLKVILKSFEKDKLDYEVVFKKGDPVNVILSVSEEKKIDLLVLGAVQRERFVKYYVGSIARKITRQAKCSILLLIKPSVERVPCEHIVVNGLKDPKTEQTITTSFYVAKQLKAQKITIVEEINQQQVAVKVDDDKSLRRASIIKERIKLRENSRIKEIIEHIPEEYTSNIIIKSQPIFGKKGYSIGHYAQISRADLLVMNAPSKMTFWDRLFPHDIEHILTELPTDVLILQ from the coding sequence GTGTCTTTAAAACCTTTTAAAAGTATTGGAATTGGGGTAGCATATTCTCCCAACTTAAAAGCGAACCTTTTTGAGGCAGCTAGATTATCAGTGTTTTTTAATTCGAAGTTATTTTTAATACATGTTGGCGATGCTTCTGAAGAAAAAGTAAACATGCTAAAAGTTATTCTTAAATCTTTTGAAAAAGACAAATTAGATTATGAAGTTGTTTTTAAAAAAGGAGATCCTGTTAATGTCATCTTATCTGTTTCAGAAGAAAAAAAAATTGATTTATTAGTTCTTGGAGCTGTTCAGCGAGAACGCTTTGTAAAATATTATGTAGGTTCTATCGCTAGAAAAATTACACGACAAGCAAAATGTTCTATTTTATTACTAATAAAGCCTTCTGTAGAGCGTGTACCTTGTGAGCATATTGTTGTTAATGGATTAAAAGACCCTAAAACAGAACAAACAATAACAACTTCTTTTTATGTTGCAAAACAACTTAAAGCACAAAAAATTACCATTGTAGAAGAAATTAATCAGCAACAAGTAGCTGTTAAAGTTGATGATGATAAATCGCTTAGAAGAGCATCTATTATAAAAGAGCGTATTAAACTAAGAGAAAACTCTAGAATTAAAGAAATTATAGAACATATTCCTGAAGAATATACAAGTAATATTATTATAAAATCTCAACCTATATTTGGTAAAAAAGGCTACTCTATTGGTCATTATGCTCAAATTTCTCGTGCCGATTTATTAGTTATGAATGCGCCTTCAAAAATGACTTTTTGGGATCGTTTATTTCCGCATGATATTGAACATATTTTAACCGAATTACCAACCGATGTATTAATCTTGCAATGA
- a CDS encoding sodium:proton antiporter encodes MLELAGIIILGILAQWFAWKFKIPAILPLILIGLLVGPIAAEFLSEDGSKWIEPIWNGKEGLFPDKSLFYFVSLAISIILFEGGLTLRTGEIKNVGPIITKLITIGVLVTFFGAALAAHFVFYLTWEISFLFSALIIVTGPTVITPILRNIPLKKDISAVLKWEGILIDPIGALVAVLVFEFISVGESGGFTKTALIEFGKIVLFGSTFGFTFAHAINFSINKKWVPHYLLNVFALAAVLGVFVLSDTFAHESGLLAVVVMGMVLGNSNSPYLKELLYFKESLSVLLISILFILLAANINIEDLLLIYNWNAVILFSLVVFVIRPIGVFLSTQGSKLELKEKLFISWVGPRGIVAAGIASLFGLTLADKGVVDAKYITPLVFMIVLGTVLLNATTARLFAKLVGVFLNKSEGILIVGASKISRLLGHYLETNDRHVVLIDSNETNIRKAKELGLEAITTNIYSDTLMDNIELNDVGYLMALTGNTEINKYAINKFSKQFGENGSFRLVTAQEMLDDTNNPKEGLFSHKDDFNSLIELTRKHPSIQEIDLEDKAHYEELITISNSDEDIIPLFVKDNEGELHIISSHNLEFKNIEEGFQLVYLGKPFDIEKVPTIETKKTKEE; translated from the coding sequence ATGTTAGAATTAGCGGGTATTATTATATTAGGGATATTGGCACAATGGTTTGCATGGAAATTTAAAATTCCAGCCATTTTGCCTTTAATTCTTATTGGTTTATTAGTAGGCCCTATTGCTGCAGAATTTTTATCAGAAGATGGTTCTAAATGGATTGAACCTATTTGGAATGGAAAAGAAGGTTTGTTTCCTGATAAAAGCCTTTTTTATTTTGTGTCACTTGCTATAAGTATTATTCTTTTTGAAGGTGGGTTAACTTTACGAACGGGAGAAATTAAAAATGTTGGTCCTATAATAACCAAGCTAATAACTATTGGTGTTTTAGTAACATTTTTTGGAGCAGCTTTGGCGGCACATTTTGTATTTTATTTAACTTGGGAAATATCGTTTTTGTTTTCGGCTTTAATAATAGTTACAGGACCCACAGTAATAACGCCAATTTTAAGAAACATTCCTTTAAAAAAGGACATTTCGGCAGTTTTAAAATGGGAAGGTATTTTAATAGATCCGATAGGCGCTTTGGTTGCTGTACTTGTTTTTGAGTTTATTAGCGTTGGAGAAAGTGGAGGGTTTACTAAAACAGCATTAATAGAATTTGGAAAAATTGTTTTATTTGGATCTACATTTGGGTTTACGTTTGCACACGCCATTAATTTCTCTATTAACAAAAAATGGGTGCCTCATTATTTATTAAATGTATTTGCATTAGCAGCTGTATTGGGCGTTTTTGTATTGTCAGATACTTTTGCTCACGAATCTGGGTTGCTTGCCGTTGTGGTTATGGGAATGGTATTAGGAAACTCTAATTCACCATATTTAAAAGAACTCCTTTATTTTAAGGAATCTTTAAGCGTTTTACTCATCTCTATTTTATTTATTTTACTTGCGGCAAATATTAATATAGAAGACTTATTATTAATATATAATTGGAATGCTGTTATATTATTTTCTTTAGTTGTTTTTGTTATTCGGCCAATAGGTGTTTTTTTAAGTACTCAAGGTTCTAAATTAGAACTGAAAGAAAAGCTCTTTATTAGTTGGGTAGGACCTCGTGGTATTGTTGCTGCAGGTATTGCTTCTTTATTTGGATTAACACTTGCCGATAAAGGTGTTGTTGACGCTAAATATATAACACCGTTAGTGTTTATGATTGTTTTAGGAACGGTTTTATTAAATGCAACAACAGCTCGATTATTTGCAAAATTAGTAGGTGTTTTTCTTAATAAATCTGAAGGTATTTTAATTGTTGGTGCATCTAAAATTTCTAGGTTATTAGGGCATTATCTTGAAACAAACGATAGGCATGTGGTGCTTATTGATAGTAATGAAACAAATATTAGAAAAGCAAAAGAATTAGGTTTGGAAGCTATAACTACCAATATTTATTCAGATACACTTATGGATAATATTGAATTAAACGATGTGGGTTACCTAATGGCATTAACAGGAAATACAGAGATTAACAAATATGCCATAAATAAATTTAGTAAACAATTTGGAGAAAACGGTTCTTTTAGGTTAGTTACTGCGCAAGAAATGCTTGATGATACTAATAATCCAAAAGAGGGATTGTTTTCACATAAAGATGATTTTAATTCTTTAATTGAGTTAACAAGAAAACACCCATCTATTCAAGAAATTGATTTAGAAGATAAAGCGCATTATGAGGAGTTAATTACTATTTCAAATAGTGATGAAGATATTATTCCTTTGTTTGTAAAGGATAATGAAGGAGAACTTCATATTATATCGTCTCATAATTTAGAGTTTAAAAACATTGAAGAAGGCTTTCAACTTGTTTATTTGGGAAAACCTTTTGATATTGAAAAGGTACCAACCATTGAAACTAAAAAAACTAAAGAAGAATAA
- a CDS encoding LytTR family DNA-binding domain-containing protein, translating into MKKTYTVLVIDDERLARLRLKKLITKFSELFTIIGEAENGYEAEKLIIDLTPDIIFLDIEMPGLTGFELLKKLKVIPMVIFCTAFEDYSLKAFETNSIDYLIKPVKETRLQQTVLKIKQLNTHFSKENLFKAINTISETKEKKIITSITVKKGDKVIFVKIEDISYFESTEKYVTIYTNKGSELIKQSLTQLEEKLPNNFLRVHRGYLINTDYVKEFQKYFNNRYVINLLNHKKTVITSGRSYKDIIKTYINQ; encoded by the coding sequence ATGAAAAAAACATATACTGTTTTAGTTATTGATGATGAGCGTTTGGCAAGATTACGCCTTAAAAAATTAATTACTAAGTTTTCGGAATTATTCACAATTATAGGAGAAGCAGAAAATGGTTATGAAGCAGAAAAACTCATAATAGATTTAACACCCGATATTATTTTTTTAGACATAGAAATGCCTGGTTTAACTGGTTTTGAATTGTTGAAAAAATTAAAAGTAATACCTATGGTTATATTCTGTACCGCTTTTGAAGATTACTCGTTAAAAGCATTTGAAACCAATAGCATAGATTACTTAATAAAACCCGTAAAAGAAACACGATTACAACAAACTGTTTTAAAAATAAAACAGTTAAACACACATTTTTCAAAAGAGAATCTTTTTAAGGCTATAAACACAATTAGCGAAACCAAAGAGAAAAAAATAATTACGTCTATAACCGTTAAAAAAGGAGATAAAGTAATTTTTGTAAAGATAGAAGACATTAGTTATTTTGAATCTACAGAAAAATACGTGACTATATACACAAATAAAGGAAGTGAACTTATTAAGCAATCTTTAACTCAACTTGAAGAAAAATTACCAAATAATTTTTTAAGAGTGCATAGAGGTTATTTAATTAATACAGATTATGTAAAAGAATTTCAAAAATATTTTAACAACCGCTATGTTATTAATTTACTCAATCATAAAAAAACAGTTATTACCTCAGGAAGGTCTTATAAAGACATTATTAAAACTTACATCAATCAATAA